The Pirellulimonas nuda genome includes a region encoding these proteins:
- a CDS encoding transposase: MPRKKPQPAKSGRRVFTPEFKQEAVQMLLDGHKASSVAERLGVSHANVLYRWKRELLAESGPVAGALETRVHELEVELRRVERERDVLKKALIIFGRNE; the protein is encoded by the coding sequence ATGCCACGCAAGAAGCCACAGCCCGCAAAGTCGGGACGCCGCGTATTCACTCCAGAGTTCAAGCAGGAAGCGGTGCAGATGCTGCTGGACGGTCACAAGGCTAGTTCAGTAGCCGAGCGTCTGGGGGTGTCGCACGCCAACGTGCTGTACCGCTGGAAGCGTGAGCTGCTCGCCGAGAGCGGGCCTGTGGCGGGCGCCTTGGAGACGCGTGTCCATGAGCTGGAGGTCGAGCTGCGTCGGGTCGAGCGTGAGCGGGACGTGCTAAAAAAAGCGTTGATTATTTTCGGCCGCAACGAGTAA
- a CDS encoding IS3 family transposase: MEAIVAINAASVQEACGILGVSRSAYYAWRRAEPTTRDEQDSELLPLVRTVFQKHSRRYGARRIAAELSDMGHACGRRRVAKLLEMQGLRAIQPKSYKPRTTESRHRLGYSPNLLLEAEQPTSINQLWVGDITYVPIVGGVFSYLATLMDRFSRRIVGWELGQDMTEQLVLAALTAAIRSRGPGAGLIHHTDRGGQYAGAEYRAVLRRAEMRQSMSRAGDCYDNAFMESCFGTFKTELEMTEYQDHAEARGEIASYVAYYNLERKHSALSYLSPHQFENIKRPAN; this comes from the coding sequence ATGGAAGCGATCGTCGCTATCAACGCCGCGTCGGTGCAGGAGGCCTGCGGCATCTTGGGCGTGAGCCGCAGCGCGTACTACGCTTGGCGTCGGGCCGAGCCGACAACACGTGACGAGCAGGACTCGGAACTGCTGCCCTTGGTGCGTACGGTCTTCCAGAAGCACAGCCGCCGCTACGGGGCGCGTCGGATCGCCGCGGAGCTCAGCGACATGGGCCACGCGTGCGGCCGGCGTCGCGTCGCGAAGCTACTGGAGATGCAGGGCCTGCGGGCAATCCAGCCGAAGTCCTACAAGCCCCGCACCACCGAGAGCCGCCACCGCTTGGGCTACAGCCCCAACCTACTCTTGGAGGCCGAGCAGCCAACGAGCATCAACCAACTATGGGTGGGAGATATTACCTACGTGCCGATCGTCGGCGGGGTGTTCAGCTACCTGGCGACACTGATGGACCGTTTTTCGCGGCGCATCGTCGGCTGGGAGCTCGGCCAAGACATGACCGAACAACTCGTGCTGGCGGCGCTTACCGCCGCGATCCGCTCACGTGGCCCGGGCGCTGGGCTGATCCACCACACCGATCGGGGCGGCCAGTACGCGGGCGCCGAGTACCGGGCCGTGCTGCGACGCGCCGAGATGCGTCAGAGCATGAGCCGCGCCGGAGACTGCTACGACAACGCCTTCATGGAATCTTGCTTCGGGACCTTCAAGACCGAACTCGAAATGACCGAGTACCAAGACCATGCCGAGGCGCGTGGCGAGATCGCCAGCTACGTCGCCTACTACAACCTCGAAAGAAAGCACTCCGCTCTCAGCTACCTCTCTCCCCACCAATTCGAGAACATCAAACGGCCGGCCAATTAA
- a CDS encoding polysaccharide biosynthesis/export family protein — MRISARLVATLALACCVLPGCRVLKPVAHQPGPYTPVPQGVAREHEKVILPDYVIEPPDVLTIQAVNLMPKQPYRLRPLDTLQIEANGLPDESSLGGAPGILGREYTIGIDGTLVLGLGFDTSKEEYRPLVIAGMTIPEAQQAVRERLAETAREPKVWVTLTSIATRQDVAGEHLVCMDGTVNLGVYGRVRVVGMTIEQAKSAIEASLASQFENPEVAVDVYGYNSKVFYVVTQGAGLGDQLIQFPITGNETALDAISQVQGLSGTSSTRMWIARPGKNDCGGDQLLAIDWPGITQRGDITTNYQLMPGDRVFIAEDKLIAFDTQLAKVISPIERMFGVTLLGTQTAQRIKFFNQNNGNNGFGGGF; from the coding sequence ATGAGAATCTCCGCCAGGCTAGTCGCGACCTTGGCGCTGGCGTGCTGCGTGCTTCCCGGCTGCCGGGTGCTAAAGCCCGTCGCGCACCAGCCGGGCCCCTACACGCCCGTCCCCCAGGGGGTCGCTCGCGAGCATGAGAAGGTGATCCTGCCCGACTACGTGATCGAGCCCCCCGACGTGCTGACGATCCAGGCGGTCAATCTGATGCCAAAGCAGCCCTACCGGCTGCGGCCGCTGGACACCTTGCAGATCGAGGCGAACGGGCTGCCGGACGAGTCGTCGCTGGGAGGAGCGCCGGGGATTCTGGGTCGCGAGTACACGATCGGCATCGACGGCACGCTCGTGCTCGGCCTGGGGTTCGACACCAGCAAAGAAGAATACCGTCCGCTGGTGATCGCCGGCATGACGATCCCGGAGGCGCAGCAAGCGGTGCGAGAGCGGCTCGCCGAGACCGCCCGGGAACCCAAGGTCTGGGTCACGTTGACCAGCATCGCGACGCGCCAGGATGTCGCCGGAGAGCACCTCGTCTGCATGGACGGCACGGTGAACCTCGGCGTCTATGGCCGCGTGCGGGTCGTCGGCATGACGATCGAGCAAGCCAAATCGGCGATCGAGGCGAGCCTCGCTAGCCAGTTCGAGAACCCGGAAGTGGCCGTCGACGTCTATGGCTACAACAGCAAGGTCTTCTACGTGGTCACGCAGGGCGCGGGGCTCGGCGACCAGCTGATCCAGTTCCCGATCACCGGCAACGAGACCGCGCTCGACGCGATCAGCCAGGTACAGGGTCTCAGCGGGACCAGCTCTACCCGGATGTGGATCGCTCGCCCCGGCAAGAACGACTGCGGCGGCGACCAGCTGCTGGCGATCGATTGGCCGGGCATCACCCAGCGGGGCGATATCACGACCAACTACCAGCTGATGCCGGGGGACCGGGTGTTCATCGCCGAGGACAAGCTGATCGCGTTCGACACGCAGCTGGCCAAGGTGATCTCGCCGATCGAGCGGATGTTCGGCGTGACGCTGCTGGGGACTCAGACCGCCCAGCGGATCAAGTTCTTCAATCAGAACAACGGGAACAATGGGTTTGGGGGGGGCTTCTAG
- a CDS encoding PEP-CTERM sorting domain-containing protein (PEP-CTERM proteins occur, often in large numbers, in the proteomes of bacteria that also encode an exosortase, a predicted intramembrane cysteine proteinase. The presence of a PEP-CTERM domain at a protein's C-terminus predicts cleavage within the sorting domain, followed by covalent anchoring to some some component of the (usually Gram-negative) cell surface. Many PEP-CTERM proteins exhibit an unusual sequence composition that includes large numbers of potential glycosylation sites. Expression of one such protein has been shown restore the ability of a bacterium to form floc, a type of biofilm.) has protein sequence MTTTTRCSFLAFAVAASALLSGTASAGLIEIGFTGLNISYDGSAISTTGGIDPLTSVSITNDSVAVAGSPFGSDIDITLSIPGVTGIATTGGTVGTVGSGSLLLGLPGADGLSLLLDPASITFVNVASTVQFAFGGTVAAISSQSLPGGIVIGDPVSVTFATSVVPGTLTEIGGTVTGFRATGTGEIEAQMVPEPATAVLLAVGVAAVGLRRRRR, from the coding sequence ATGACGACCACAACACGTTGCTCCTTCTTGGCCTTCGCGGTCGCCGCGTCGGCATTGCTATCTGGCACTGCTTCGGCCGGTTTGATCGAGATCGGCTTCACCGGCCTAAATATCTCGTACGACGGGTCGGCGATCTCGACCACCGGCGGTATCGACCCGCTCACCTCGGTCTCGATCACCAACGACTCCGTCGCCGTCGCCGGATCGCCCTTCGGCTCTGACATCGACATCACGCTGTCGATCCCCGGCGTCACGGGCATCGCCACGACCGGCGGCACGGTTGGGACCGTCGGATCGGGCTCGCTGCTGCTCGGCCTGCCGGGCGCCGATGGGTTGTCTCTGCTGCTGGACCCCGCTTCGATCACGTTCGTGAACGTCGCGTCGACAGTCCAGTTCGCATTCGGTGGAACCGTGGCCGCGATTTCGAGCCAATCCCTCCCAGGTGGGATCGTCATTGGCGACCCCGTTTCCGTGACCTTTGCGACGTCCGTCGTCCCGGGCACGCTGACCGAGATCGGCGGCACGGTGACCGGCTTCCGGGCGACCGGCACCGGCGAGATCGAGGCGCAGATGGTTCCTGAGCCCGCCACCGCCGTGTTGCTGGCCGTTGGCGTCGCAGCCGTCGGCCTACGACGTCGGCGCCGCTAG